The DNA sequence GcatgtgtaaaagagggggtgagtcggtgaatcatttacttttacattgcgaggtaGCCAGGAATATATGGGATGAGGTGTTTAACAGAATGGACATAGCGTGGGTTATGCCAAGAACCGTGTTGGATGTTTTGGCCTGCTAGACCTCAATTCGAGGTGTGTGACAGAtcaaagcggtttggaagatgattcatatctgtattatgtggtgcttgtggcaggagcgcaatgagaggagttttgaagacagagagatctATGGCGGagttaaaaatgttattttttaggactctttatACTTAGGTCATtactgtggactttaatggcatggattttcatgagtttttagtttctaatgctTCTACATAACTAAGGCATATTCTGATTTTGTAATTGACAGTTGATTGGATgaataaatagttattttacttattaaaaaaaaattaatttacataatGCTCCACTATATTATAACATCTTGAAATTTCATACTGCTTTACTCCTACATATCATAAAAAACATCCATAATGACTAGAGTTACCCCCAATTCAAGTCCAAATGTAAATCCATGAAGTCCTGCATAACTCATAGGACTCATTTTCTCTCTCGTGTAAATGGGCTTCTGTGAGACGAACCACTTGTTCCTTCCTATATGGGCTTCCATGAATACTAAAGCATGgcaaacattttattttaaaatttccaaCAGTATAGATTTTCTAACGTCACATTTGGTTCAGGGAATCTAGCATTCCTTTCCGCATCCATATTCCCAGAATGTGATGCCTAGGAATCTATATTCACGTTTGGAACTCAATAGGAATCTGATATTATTCCTTCGAATATGATATTCTCATGTTTCATTTATTACTAAGTATCCTATAGGAATTTGATTAATTACTAAGTATCCTATAGGAATTAATCATCTTTCCCAAAATATCCCTATGTTTTCACTTCAAATGTATAAGACTGGTTGGTACAAAAAATTgggaaattaaataaaatttatagaaaataacgACTTCATACAaactatgatttttctttcatttttaaaatatgaaatatctcatttaaaatattttatttgtttattatttagaACCAACAAAAACATGTTTGCCTATGTTTTCTATGGAATAAAACAATTACTTGCTTTTACATAtagcattaaaaaataatcataaagaattcaacatAAAGAAGCAACTTTTCTTGTGCACCGTTAACTCCAAccaacatattaaaaaaatactagcaTAAACCaagatttatttgaaatatatagcATAGATAAAAAGTGacaacaaaaatataagtaaaaaaaaccctaacgtttatataaaatttctgtaattataaaaattatcaaggatatttttgtccatttgaaattaaaatatgttcCCAGAGTAATGGGAATGTCGATTCCCACCTCTCTATTAGGGAATCCACAATCCCATCAAAGGGGGGTTGGGAGGGAATCCAGATTCCCACGTCTAGATTCCATTCACTTAAACGCCTCCATACAGGGTAAATCTTTTAGGATTCCTAAACCgacatttatttgaaatattgcATAGATAAAAAAGTGACAACAAAAATATACGTAAAACAACCCtaactttttaaataatttatgtaattattattattattattatgtcggagaataatttatgtaattataccgttcaaaaaatttatgtaattataaaaattatcaaggatatttttgtccatttgaaattaaaatacattGATACTCACCTCTATTAGCGAATCCACAATCCCATTAAAGGGGGTTGGGAGGGAATCCAAATTCCCATGGGCATTTGGATTCCCTTCACTTAAATGCCTCCAAACAGGGTAATCTTTTAGGATTCCCAGGAATCCTAAAAGATTAACCCCACCCCAATAATTCCCCATAACAGttataatttgagaattttttatatggaataacttaaaacaaaatgcTAATAAgatatatttcaagtttcaaaattagCATACCGATCTGACATATGGCTGTTGGATGAACCAACCAAGAACAGGAATCTTTTGCAGGAAAACTGCCAGTGTCGGCCAGAAACCACTGCAAAATATGTTCTATCAACTTCTTGAAATgtataatgataaataaattactgCAACAATAACGAAAGTAAGAATCCTACAAACCTAAAGAGTACAATGAACCCGTATGACTCCAAAATCATGCCCAAAATAGGCCATCCTATGACAACTAAGAAGAAGCCAACACCAAATGAAATTGTTCCCTGCAGAATCAAGAAAAACGGAACCAGTGAGAAGACAGGAAGCAATGCGTGTAAACACTGTCATGTGACTCAGTTTTGCTTGTGGATATGTAGGTGCAAGAgggagcagagagagagagtattaaaCCTTGAAGTTTTGCCgtttcatgaaaaattgcatCGTAGACTTCAGTCCAATGGTCAAAGTCACCCCTGAGAAGAAGAGTATCTGATTAAGTACACAAAAAGTAAGGCAGTGTTAAACATCTATCACttaaacaacaaaaattgagatatataaaaaattggtgaaaaggagaaaggaaaaaggtGCCTGAGCAAGTAAAAACTAATAACGAGGCACTTACATTTCCCATGGCAAGTAATCCCTTGtcaaaaaagaagataattCCAAGGAATGAGAAAAATATGCCAAATCCTGTCAATCCTAGTCCAATCTCTgttcatttcaaaattacaagTATTAGAAGTACAGATATTTAAATAGATTGAAAAGGCACTAGGGACTACTATGATTTTTCAATGAAATATACACACATACTGTAATCAAGGATCGAGATGGTTGTAACaattgaaattatgaaaaaaaaaattgcaacctTCATTGATCAACCAGTTAAAATTTAATCAAAGCAAATAGCAAGAACTTTTCAGGACTGATTCGAGGTAGTCCATGTGTAACACCCCAAACTTTTGAGGTTTCTATTTTAGGAAAACTAGGGCTACCTTTTAATTAGGATTAAATCTGATATGGTGTCCAATCAGGTTTAATAATCGGGTGTCTAGGATCTAACCATCAGATTGTGGAGGATTAATTTTATAAAGACTTGAAACCAGCTCATGGGATAAATTCATTGAATAAGTGGGTCCATGTTTAATGGATAATAGGTCCATGAACTTTATACAAGGCTTCTTTCAGTAGTTTTGCCCAGCCCGTGAATTTTTAAAGTCTATTTGGATGCTTAATGGTTAAGTTAGCCTTCTCTTGGATTTTGAAATCCGGGCCCTAAAGTATTGAAGTTCGGCCGGGAGATTAAATTGAGACGAGGAGCCCATATTCTATAAGCCTTTTTGCATATTTAACAAGGTTGGCCTGATAAAGGACCAGGCCCATTTGAAATCACTTAGCCTGATAGCCCTTTGGGCATATAAGGACCCTTCCCAACTCAGCCGTGAGAGTCTCCCAGATAAATTGAATGtccacaactctctctctctctccaacttgATCTCTACCCCTTCTCCCCAAAGTTTCCTGTTTCCTCACAGATCCTTCTTCTCCTATAAAAATCACACAAGGCCCTCTTGTATCCGCCATAAGCTGCCTTTCTTAAGCATTTCTAGTTCCTCCCACAAGCCCAGCTGTAAAGCAAAACACCAACACCAAGAGCCACACAAACCAACTCCACATGGAAGCCCCTCTGCACCAGAGACGCGCTCTATTTTCCCTCTCTCCTTTGTTCACTTTGGACCACTGCACCCTCAAACTTCACCCTATAGCTCTCGGTCAACTCTTTGTAGGTAACTCTTCCTCTATGCGAAAGTCTCTCTCACAGAAATAGCTTGAAGGCTATTAGGAAGTAATTTTCTGCATGTTATATCATTGGGTTACGGACAGATGTATTACATGGTTTTCTTGAGCTGTGGATACCATGGGTTCACGTGTCTTATGACTATGGATTAATATGGTTATGGTCATGGGAAAAGTATTTAAGGTTTATATGTTATTGGTTTGGAAATGGGTGTTACAGGTTGGATAACCCTTATAAGTTATAAGCTGATTAATATGTGTTATAGGGTCATGGTGTTTTAAGTTATGAAAAGGTGAATTATTTAGAGACACATTACAGGCTATTATGTTTAAATATGAGAAGATGAATATAATACCAGAttgaatatttcaatatttatcatgGGTTGATTTATTATGGCAACTGTGTGATTATGAAAttgagttataatttatttaaaggcATAACACGGATTGGATGTCACGGGTAGCCTCATTAAGTAAAGTTTCAATCTTTAAATTTGCGGTGCACTTGAGTATATTTTGGCATAACGACATGTTTATAGGTACCAATTGAGGTGTGCATGATTATTTGCATAAAGTTCGAGGTAAATAACCATGATCTCACCCTTATCGCTATTTTATATACGAAACCATGATCGCAATCTTttacaaagaagaaaatattttcataaaatgaagtgatcatctttttctaaactATATGATAATGATATGTAGatgtttcaatttattattatatatgaatggCCTATTCTTTGGTAGCCCTTGTTCCATGTACCCATATTGATTATGAAAGCAATGTATGCAACAGAATTTTATTATACTTTTGCATGtgatattatgtatatatatactacgcCATGCATGAACGAAAGGAAGGACATGATAAGATATGGCAATGCATGATAGGACAAAACATGACAAGAAAGCATGACAAGAAAGCATGATCATGAATGAGAGTATCACATGTAAGATATGTaatggcctatgttatgataagtATGATTGTACCATACAATAAGGGTAGATTGTAATGCCAGGATAGGCACACTCGTAGTGCACCTAATGATGCCACCCTCATGTACGGATCCCCATCCCGAGCCAAGGCCAAAATCAAATGTAAGGATTGCAAACCCTAACTCGAGGAGGTCAACAACGGGTACCGGCCAACAAGGAAAGTGGAACCAAGAGCATATGCTTGCATCTACATATGTATGCATGACTGATAAAGTTTTATattacattttgttttcaaaaatggaaaccctatgttattatatatgtttattatgcGATGTGGggacttattgagtattcggcTCACGttttgtttgaatgtttttaGAAGTCCTAGGTGAGAATCAATATGACAATGAAGCTGGAAGATGAGACTTGACTTGGGGAGACAAGGCAAAGGCCTagcaattttattgatagaagtaGGCATAACCTAAAtacacatgacatatataagTGCAACACCTAGTTATGATTGTCtagagatacaagaaagtcatggagATTCAAACCATTGAAATctattacaattgaccaatgaaAGTGTTAAAGACGAAggttctaagctcttccattgatagctcacaatcttcaaagcttcttgcaATCCCCTCCCTCCAAAGACATCGCCAAAGACAAGtggggatcatcttccaaattgctGAAGTTCGCAAATTACCACTTAATCCTCTCCAACTCACTAGGAACTCAACTACCCTTCTCGGCATCACCCAAACTAGTCCAACTCTAGGAAAGAAGTTGAACCATAGGGTCacagccacctcacaatgcagaaGTAAAAGATCCATTGTCTCTCCACTTTTCtcgcacatgcaacaccaatccgTGATGATTATCCAACGTTTCCTTAGATTATCTATGGTGAGGATCCTTCCCAAGGAGGCTTTCCAAAAGAAAGCTACCTCAGGGTGCCTTGgtcttccatgggaatggggTTGCGTTGTGCGTAGTGAGACTTGTAGAGCAGGTTGACAAAGAACTTCCCTTTATGCAAATGACTCCAAACTATCTTGTCTGCCTCTCTCACCCTCACCCTTATGGAATAGCAAGGTTGTAGAACTCAATGAATGGATCtatctcccaatcttgtgcagcTTTGAAGAATGTGACGTTCCATTGGGGGACTCTAAATGATAGGTCTAGAATATCTACAATGGAAGCATCCTTCGATCTCGCAATTCCAAATATACCTAGATAGGCTTCCTTGAGGGTCCTATCACTACACtaaatgtcatgccaaaatcttATTTGGTCCCCCTCCACCCACCTCAAACTAAAAGTGTCTTGATAGAGTTccccatcctcttcttatgtgtttccaaagcccCATTGCATGTGCTCCATCCATTCATTCCAAACCCATCCACCCCAAGTCTCCCCAAATTTTGCACCAATGACTACCCTCCACAGAGCTCCCCTCTCTGgttgatacctccacaaccattttcctaaTAAAGCCCTATTGAAAATCAACAAGTCCTGGACTCACAACCCACCTTCTGAAATTGGAGTTCATGCCAAAGGCCATTTCACAAGGTGGCATTTAAACTTAGCATCCATCACCCCCATAAAAATTCTCGTCGCAACCTTTCTAAATAGTGAGCTATCTTAGTGGGAAGTGGAAATAGAGACAAGAAGTAGGTAGGCAAACTGATACAGTGCTTTTTATCAACATAACCCTTCCGCCTTTAGaaaaatacattctcttccaactagccaatcttctctctattttctcgATTACTTCATCCCATATAGACATTGATTTAAAAGAGGTGCCCAAAGGGAGACCAAGTTATTTCATTTGCAAAGAGGAGACTTTGCACCCTAGCATGAAAGCCAAGTTCTCCATGTTAGGTACATTACCCACCGAAACCATTTCTGATTTTGCTAGATTCACCTGCAAACCCAAGATTGCTTCAAAGAATAGAAGTGCCCTCAAAGCTCGGATGTGATCTTGGATGGCCTCACAGAACATAATTGTGTCATCTGCGAATAGACGGTGAGATATATCGAGTGTGCCATTGCTTGTTTTGCCCACAATACCTAAAATCATTTTGTTGAAAGCttccattacaaaaacaaaaggagatGGAGATAATGGATAACCTTGTCTGAAGCCTCGGGAGCTTTTGAAGAAACCATTTAGTGTACCATTCACCAATGTAGAGAATCAAGAAGATGAGATACAATGCTTGATCCAAGAACGACATCTCACCCCGACACCATAGCGCTCAAGCacggatagagagagagagggaaaaaaaaaactccaattCACTCAATCATAGGTTTTTGCCATATCCAACTCGTAAAAAAGCCCCAATATTCCCGACTTAAGCCTAGtatccaagcattcattagcaataagcaCATAATCAAGAATCTACCtctaacaaaagcattttgaggctttgaaaTGAGCTTCTCCGTCACTAGACTCAATCAATTTGCCAATACCTTTGAAAGGATTGTATACATGCCACTCACTAGGCAAATGGGACAATAATCTTTTACCTCTATAACACCTAGTATTTTTGGAATAAGGGTGAGGAAAGTTGCATTGAGACTTTTTTTGAATCTTCAATATTCATGGAACTCATGAAAGACTCTCATGACATCATCTTTAATCACATCCCAACAAGCCTAAAAAAATGCCATAGTAAATCCATCGGGACCTAAagctttctgataagtacttcCTTCGactctttttcaattttaataaagtatgctttattttaatttatggaatattttatgtgataccccatactgACTGATAAGGATagatggtgtatgggatcccacattgcttggaaaagaGAAGTTCTTACcctttataataatttcaatggggcttcaattgtatttttttttttttgataagtaatggggcttcaattgtattattgactactCTTTTTAAAGTATAGAcccagatgtggcttgggcctcccttggggcgttacaaatgggaTTAGAACCTATACCaacaaaaaatatgagatttgagCGGTGCTACCAACAACGGACTAAACAAGAACGTCAAGAATTTAaaggggggagattgtgataccccagtATTGAATGATAAGGGCAAGTGGTGTATGGAATCCCATCTGAGCTAAGCTACTTATGGCCCACATTTGTATTCCCCTTTGGATCCAGGAATAGCTGCATGGACTAAATGTCCCAACCAAGCCCAAAACTTACTCTGAATAGTCTTGAAAAAAGCTTACTCTGAATGGTCTTAAATAATGATGGTTTAGATCAGATTCGGTATGTTTAAACCAAAAAATgcttggtttttattttggttgtagGTGTAACCATTCCACTATTAGAAAtatagaaaaaggaaataatagaaaaagtgCTCCAACATAAAGATCTCCATTAGTACGAAAACCGATTGTAGACAACCACAAACAAACACCAAGAAAAGCAAAATTTAATGGTCCGAGAGCACCCCCTCGAGTAAAAGCTTCCACAGTTGACCAAAATGAGGATCCCAATTTGCATAAGCAATGGGCATTACATGTAAATTTCCAGTACCCATGTCTCAAAATTTCCTTGACAAGCTACATGAACAGATTTCTGATTTTGAAAGTCTGCAGAAAAATTATTGGTAATAGCACAAAATGGGAAGCAAGAATATTTCGATAAGGATGTTTCTCAGAAATATCATGATGATTTTCAAAGTCATGTGCAGTAGCAATATCAAACAAAATGCAACGAAAGGTTGGTCATACGCTAAGCCTAGGCTAAACCTTGGAAATCTTAATGCCACAGAGCCTTTCAAATCCTCCTAGCCATTATCCTACTACAACAATTCTAGCTAAATAGAATGCCCACTAGACTATATAACTCCATAATCAAGGGAAAGAACAAAGTCAACAATTTTGCACCTAAACCTTCTCAACAAACAAGATTTAATCAATCATGTTACCGTACTCCTCCACTATTCAAATTGCAAAGGGCCCCAATTCCAAATTAAAATCCACATCTTAGTTTGAGACTAAGAATGCTCCAATTCTTAGTTGGTTGTATACCACACACAGCCACAAGTCAGGAATCCCGCTCCTTCTCCATCTTTAATATCAATTGTCGGTTTGACTCCCATTCTAGTAGATCCCTTCAAACATCCACTTTCATTAGCACATGTTCCCTTTTCCTCACTATGGCCTCTCTGAAACCTTGGCCTCCGCCTCTTAATACTTCCCCTATCTTCTTTAGACATACCCTCTTCATCACCCTCTTCACTACTTCAGCCTTCAATTCTTACTTTCCAGCGATCTATGGTCAAAGGCCTACCATGGACATGTTTACACAGACACACAATTGTTGGTTTGACTCCCATTCTGGTAGATCCCTTCAAACATCCACTTTCATTAGCACATGTTCCCTTTTCCTCACTATGGCCTCTCTGAAACCTTGGCCTCCGCCTCTTAATACTTCCCCTATCTTCTTTAGACATACCCTCTTCATCACCCTCTTCACTACTTCAGCCTTCAATTCTTACTTTCCAGCGGTCTATGGTCAAAGGCCTACCATGGACATGTTTACACAGACACACAAGTGAATTCCCACGAAAATCCCAACTTTACATTTGAATGGCCCCAATGTAACGGGGACAAACACAACTCAACTTGATGAAACTTTCAAGGCCATTCATGCATGTTAAAATTATCTAAGCTAGAACTACATAAAACCTAGGCAATTTTTCTAGCCTCCAAGCACTTCCAATAATGCCCCAAATAATATCAACATATACAACATTAAACATATTCCTGTGTGTGTCAATAACCAATTACATAAACAGATCTAGCCATACAAATAAGTTagatacttataaaaataaaaaataataataaaaaataaaaaagtgagatGACTTGgccaccatatatatattgagcCCTACCACAGTCCATCATCATTCTACTTCTGATTCAGAGCCTCTAGGCATAACTTTAAGAACAAAAATGAGAGGCTTATTCAAGCCATCTTGGCATTCTATTTAACTTATAGACAAATATACCTGCAAGGACGTGAGTCCTCTAAGTAATTGCACAATTTTTCTCTATGAAAGAAATGCAACAAGGCCTGCCACCTTCAACAaagatcaagcatttttttCCAATAGTCTCTGGACCAAAAGGCATCTCCTACCCCCATAAGCATGTGGAGGGTGAGGTCACCTGTATGAGTTTTATCTAATCGTCTGCCTAAATCACACAGAGAAAAGCACACATGGAAGGTTGGAAAAACTGTAGCTACTGGTTAAAACTCTAGAACGAATGTAATACCGTGATCAATGCTGAAAACCAGGAAAAAATCACGAACCTAATTTCTAAATTACATATTCAGGGTCATAATTATAGAAAAGATCCCCAGCATCTGTTACGTATTAGCAATAAGTCAATGCTGAAAACCAAACTGAAGGAAGTAGTTAATAAACCTTTTGAATCACGGGGCTCGTACAACCTTGGGGAGGTCATATTTATACGTGCAACGATGGCTTTGAGCTACTCGTTCTCAAATGTTATGACATTAATACAATATTTGTTGATACTCCCCCGGGAGGGAGAGGGCTGGGGGGAAGCAGTACATATCATTTCAATATAATATCAAagtaaatcaaataaaatctgCAATTCCAAGCCTTTGATTTCCTTCAAAGCAAGCATACTTTACCAAAAGGAAATCAAAAGCAATAAAAATAGCAATACTGTAGCCAAATAGTACtaaagaataaacaaaaatatcaatatgcACTCACTTTTTCGGTCATTCATCTCGAACGAAACCATTTTCAGTGATTCAGAAGTGCCTCGCCTTTGCTGCGCCACAAACGAGAAAATTTAGACTCGAGAAAGAAAAGGCCAAATTGCAATAGacgattaaaagaaaaaaattgaatgaggGGGTTTGGATTTGAGAATTTCGAGTTCAAAAAAGATCAGGATGTAATAGTACCACCTCGGTGGATCTTAAGAAAAGCGAACGCCAATTGACGGCGAAGATCTTAGGAGGAACTAGAAACGGAGATTTATTGAAGTCCAAAAACGGAGATTTATTGAAGTCCAAAACTCCGTTCGGTTGCGGAGAAAAAATTAGGAAGAGAGAAAGTGGAAACTTAGCCCCTAAGTTTGCTCTTGCTTTCGTTCGTGTTTCTCGGGAAACTAGTAGGAAAGATCAAAGAAATTGCAGAGAGAGCGAAGGGGAAAGGAAGGAGAACCTGTCCGCCTGTCTGAAAAACGTCAGAGCAGGAACcgttgtgtgagagagagagagagagagagagagagaggtgggggaTCGCGTGAGTTGACACAAATACGTCTAGTATTATTGATAGTATTTTTCTGCTTCAAAGCGAAGGAAATGATGCGGTCCATGTTGTTAagaaaatatcattattattaaaaggaaaatgctggaCCTTACGCTGGGGCTCCGTTAGGGTTCAGAgtgtttttatgtgtttttttttaaattattttttatataattttttttaataattttaaatatttagaagaaataaaaaaaatcataatattattaaaaaatattttcttaatcatgaagtaaaataagaaaatatttttattttacttcgtgattaaggaagtatttttttaatgatttttttttacttttttattaagaaaatgttttttaataatattctaaatttattttattttttttaaatatttaaaaatattaaaaaatttatataaaaaataacttaaaaaaaacacatctaaAACAACACTACACCCCCAGCGGGACTGTAGCACTActcttattaaaaattaattttttttaggatgtgatcttatattttatttattttgttaaaataattatgtaatgattgtattacaattataaatattttttctttttttattattatcgttataaattttcttgactataattattattgttattagaGTGAAATATGCTATGGatagtaaattaattaatttattttattagcaattttcttattattatccATTTAAGTATTCTCCAGTTTCTTTTAAAATGTAGATGTCATACGACAAATAAATCTAgcatattgattaaaaaaacaaatgaagccACCTAATGGTAAAGAAATGTGAAGGTATTTAGGTGAACAGTCTTGTATacctttttaacaaaaatgagATATATTTTGTAATGGATTTTGTGAAAGTGTTAATAACCCTAGTCaattaagagcattctcatttgATTTCCCATATCTCCCTCATCcctataatttaagaaaaattttagtgtTTTGGAGAAAAATCCTCTCCATTCTAATCCTTATTTTGC is a window from the Juglans regia cultivar Chandler chromosome 7, Walnut 2.0, whole genome shotgun sequence genome containing:
- the LOC108987589 gene encoding vesicle transport protein GOT1-like; this translates as MVSFEMNDRKKIGLGLTGFGIFFSFLGIIFFFDKGLLAMGNILFFSGVTLTIGLKSTMQFFMKRQNFKGTISFGVGFFLVVIGWPILGMILESYGFIVLFSGFWPTLAVFLQKIPVLGWFIQQPYVRSFFDRYRGRRVPV